The Candidatus Zixiibacteriota bacterium genomic interval GACAGATTGGGAAGCTTCTGTTTGGCGATTCCTTCAATGTAATGTGTCTGACAAACGATGCCAAAGATTTTGATTCAGCTGTATCTAACAATTACTTGGTAGCAATCGATAATGTTGATACGAGCACTAAATGGTTAAATGATAAACTTGCAGCCATTGCTACTGGGACAGTTTTGCAGAAGCGAAAATACTACACTACCAATGATCAGGAAACCATTTCAATAAGATGTTTCTTAGCACTTACATCTAACAATCCACACTTCCGCAGAGAAGATATTACTGATAGATTGTTGCTTTTACGAGTTGCGCGTATTGAAAAATTCGTAAGTGAGGGAGTATTATTAAAAGAGATTTCAAACAACCGCCAAGAAATTTTAACAGAGATAGCATTCATTCTTCAAGAGATCATTCAATGTTTGAAAGAAGAAAGCGACAAACGTTATGGTTCGAATTTTCGAATGGCTGATTTCGCTGATTTTGCTATTAAGATTGGCAAAGGATTATTTTCAGAAGAGACTATTCGCGATATATTCATTAAACTCAAAAAAGAGCAATCAATGTTTACTTTAGAAAATGACGAAATTGTTGAATTATTATATTTATGGATAGATAGAAATCCTGCAGGTCGCGAGATAACAAGTTCCCAATTATGCAGTGAGTTATCATCGATAGCTGAAAATATTAATATTCCATTTTTCTATAAAGATAAACCCCGATCTTTTGCACAGAGATTATCAAGGCTAAAACGTAATCTGCAGGAGTTATTTGTTATAAATGAAAGGAAAGCTGGTGGTAATAAGAAATTCTATTCATTTAAGAAAAGGTGATTGTATGCTGATAGATTATAGAAACAACATTTCACCCTTTTCACTACTTTTAACACCCCTTTTAACTCTCGTAAGTGGTTGTGAGGTAAACAATAATGCTCATAAAGTTAAAAGAGTTAAAAGTTTTTTTTAATTTGATGGAAAAAATATGAAGGTTGGGATTAATTATATTAAAAAGTGAGAAAAAACTTTAACCATTTTAACTATCGTTGTATAATTTATTGTGATACAATATGATAGCAGAATTATAAGGCGGTTAAAAGGGTGAAAACAGTTAAAGGTTATCGAGGTAATTATGAAATTAGCTGAGATGATGAAACAAAGGCAAAAAAGAATAGCGATTGAAAATCAAGAGAAACTTGAGTGTTTATCGGCATATCTAAAAAGGTCATTAGACAATGAAATAAATCGACAAATCTCTTTAATTTCTTTGCAAACACTCATGCCAAGACAGAAGGTCGAGAACTATTACAAGTCGATAATCATCGAGCATATTAGCCAGGGCAATCACTCTAAAAAAATGGCAGAAAGCTCATATCAATTCAGCTAAGATATTAAGCACTTTAAAAATAAGGAGGGGATAATTGACAACATCAACCCAAAAGATAGAAGCTAATCGTAAAAACGCTAAGAAATCCACCGGCCCCAAAAATACATCATTAGTTCGATTAAACGCCATAAAACATGGTCTATTGAGCAAAGATACTGTGATTCAAAGTGAAAGTAAAAAAGAACTTCAAGAACTTGGCAAAAGATTGAGAATGGAATTAGCTCCGCAAGGTGAGTTGGAGATTATACTTGTTGACCGAATAGTATCATCTATATGGCGTATGAAAAGAGCTATCAGGGTCGAGCGGGATTATATACAAGCAGAATTTAATGATTGCAAATATAATTACAATGATAACGAAAGAGAAGATATTGAAGCTTGGAATAATGTGGCAACCAAAGAACTTGGTAATACCAACACCTGGCTTAATTTAACCCGCTATGAGACTGCGATTGAACGACAGATATATAAAGCTCTACATGAGTTGATGAGAATACAGAGCGCGCACAAAGGTGATAAGCCACTGCTTCCGCTTGCTGTAGATGTTGATGTGTCTAAGGATTGATAATCTGGCTTTGTTTTGAAAAATTAGTAATAAAAATGTAGCTTTTTTAAATTAGGTTAATATTTGTTTAGTGTCTTGAGAATCAATGGTTTATCTGAATTTGTTGCAAAAATCGAGGTTAACTTTTGTTAATGATTTAGGTAATTATTTGAAGAATATTATTTTCAGGTAGGCAGATAAAGATGGGCAGATACTCTTGGTCAAATAGAAATACAGTAGAAGAATGTGAAGCTATTTCAATATCTTGGTTACGACAACATGATTATCTTTGCGGATTCAGATCAGGTGTAATTGAATGGCGATCAGCCGGCGGACACAAAACAAGTGTCGGGATTGAAGTATCAGTTGATAAAATTAATACTTATGGAAGCTTTTTGAAAATCAATTATGATATAACTAAAAAAACAACCGGAGAGATACAGAATTATAATTACAAGGTTGAAATCGTTTCCACTCCATGCAATTATGGCGGCGCAAGATACTGGTTTATCTGTCCGCTTACTACCGATGGCCGGTATTGCGGAAGAAGAATAGCTAAACTTCACTTGGCACCTGGCAGTAATTATTTCGGTTGTAGGCATTGCCATAATCTCACTTATACAAGCTGTAAAGAACATGATAAAAGAGTTGACGCGCTGATGAAATATCCCGATTTATTGAACCGATTTTCATCAGAAGGCAATGTCAAGGATACTCTGTTAGTATTGAAAGCTCAAGCTAAATTGCTGGGCATGTAATAAAATTACAATCTTTATGTGAAATAGTAAATTAGATCCTTGAGCACAAACAAATTTACAATCCCAAAACTATATTACTTTTCTAATGGAAAGCTATACAATAGTGATCTGTAAGTATGTCAGATTAATTCTCATTATTTCAAATAAATAAGGGCTGCCGATTGACAGCCCTATGATAATTGTAAACATCTTTTACTCTTACAACCTATCAGCCGGACTTAGCCTTCTATGGCTTATCTGCAAGCCCTCCTGATTGACTATCTGATTGATATATCGCTGAGTTGTACTCAGGCTTGAATGTCCAAGCAGTATCTGTATATGCTGAGCGGGCATTTCGTGTTTAGCTAAGAAAGTAGCGGCAGAATGCCTCAGTAAGTGAGGGGAGACCTTTACACCGATTTTCTGGCCAAGTCTTCTGACAGTTCGCTGGAAATTGCGGGTCGAAATAAGCATACCACCTTTTGTACAAAATAAAAACTGCGATTCTATTTCATTACGATATTTTAGATATTTAAGAATTTCCCGTTTAGTTTTATTTCCAAACGGTACTATTCTTTCTTTGTTTCCTTTACCCAAAATTTTAATAGTTTTAAATTGCATATTGAGATTAGCCAGTTCTATTGTAAGAAGTTCGCTAAGTCTGATAGCGGTATCCCATAATAAAGTTATCATTGCTTTATCTCTAACATTGAATAATCCTTTTACCGGAATAGTTGAAATAAGCTTAGAAACCTTGTTTTCATCGAGTACGGGTTTAATCCTTTTGGGTTCTCGTATTTTAATTAGTTTAGCCATTGGATTGTCATCAACAACATCCTCCCTTATTAAAAATGAATAAAATACTTTCATGGCTTTGATATAATGATTAACAGTATAGGGTGATAGCCCTTCATTTAATCTCTCTAAAACATATTCCTTCACCTTCTGTCTGTCAACCGACATTAAATCACCATGTCGCTCTTCAATGTCTGATAAAAGTCGTTTATATTCTGAAATTACTTTGTCGGCTAAATTTCGATAGCGACAATCACTGATAAATGCTTCTACCAAGTCTGATGTTCTCTGAAACCTCATTATGTTACCTCCCAACGAGTTAGGTTGTTGTTTGAGAGCATCAGCTTCCCAAGCTGGACGTCGTGGGTTCGACCCCCATCACCCGCTGTGTAGTTTTTACCTGATGAAAACGAATACAGAAGTTAGTTGTAACCTAAAATTAAAACCGCCCGGCGACACTTACCGGACGGTTTCAGCAGGAGGAATGGAAATATACCACCCAAGGATAATAAACTATTATATTATTATTTATATTCTGCCTACTCGTTTTGCGTTATATCGATAGGAATTGCTAAAAGCAAGAGCTGCCAATAGGGCTATTACAACCTCTCCAAAGATAAAATAAGCAGTTGAGAAAATACCGAATTCAATAACAGAGATAATTATTAATCCCGCAATACTTACCGCCATGAGAGATATACAAGCATATAGCGATGATTTCAATGGCAACAGGCTGATAATCCCCGCTAAAATGATGACTGCCGAAATTACAAGTATAAACATTGCCCCTCCGTGATATTTCACAATAAATTACTTAAAAATAAATTATCGCAAAATAAATACCGAAAACCCCGGGAAGTTGATTCTGTTTTGTAATATATTGTGTATTATATAGATAGACGAGAGACTTCGGTTTATTTCCGGTTTAATTTGACGATAGTGAATAAATAAACCTGAATTATTATAGGATTGAATCGAATATTATGGGATTAAGGCTATTTATTTGTTCATGCAAATAACGCTGCTAATATCCCCATGAGGCTTGACTCCTTATGCATATTCTATATTTTGCGTATTTATAATTTGAAACATGGACTTAAACATTCTCGTATGAGGAAATAAAGAATATCTTACAGGAGGAAATAAATTGGCAGAAGAAAGAGTTTGTCCTGTATGGATTGGCTACCTATTAGCCAGCCCGATAAGGCGACTTTTCCAGAATCCGAAAAATATCCTTGGCAATCACATTAAGCCCGGCATGACAGCGCTGGATATCGGCTGTGCTATGGGCTTTTTCAGCCTCTGGATGGCTAAAGCGGTTGGGCCTGATGGGCGGGTTATCGGCGTGGATCTTCAGGAAAAAATGGTCAATTCTCTGAAACGCCGCGCTGAGAAAGCCGGTTTATCCAAACGTATAGAACCGCGTGTCTGCAGTGATAAAAGCCTTGAAATCGCCGACCTTTCCGAACAGGTTGATTTGGCTTTGGCATTTTATGTGGTGCATGAGGTGCCGAGTGTTTCCGGGTTTATTGACGAGGTGTATAAATCGTTAAAGCCGGGCGGCAGGTTTTTTGTGGTAGAGCCTAACGGTCATATATCCGCCGATGATTACCGCGCCAATGAAGCCATGATGCAAAAAGCAGGCTTCACGATTGTCGACCATCCCAAGATTAAACGCAGTTATGCGACATTATTTGCCAAGAATTGATAACGTCATTCCAAACTTGATTGGGAATCCAGTCTCAGTGGTTGGTGTACGTCCTCGTGCGCCAACTTTGCCGATGTCGTCAGGCAATCCACCGAGGCGGACTGACGACGCATGAATTCAATTTCTTGTTACCATTCCCCCTGTGATATCCGCGGATCATGAATAATCGCCCAAACAAATGACGGGCCTTGAACAAGATTGTTGATTTTACCAGGACCTTTAATAGGAACCAATTTACAAGCTTTTCCAAAATCAGATTTTGGTATCTGCCGATTAATGTGGTTGGGTTTTAATGTATTACCTGAAATTGTATAAGTAAATTCTTTACCCCTTATGGTATGGAAATGTTTCCCTTCATAACACATGATTCTTCCCCATACTTCTTCAAGTAGACTTTTAGGCATTTTATTTCTCCTTAATTTAAATTTGTTAAAACCTTTCTATTTGACATACTTTTCAACCGCCGTTCAGTGGTTGGTGTACGTCTTCGTGCACCAACTTTTAATAATAGTCAAGACTACAAGTCCGCCTTGGGCGGATTTACTTACTGTGCTGTTATTCATGTTAAGTGCTTTCAAAATTTAAGGATAAAGTCGTTTACCCATTTTCCTCTATGATAATTGATAGCGATACGGTATTTTGAAAAATTGTGTTTTTCTACTTTAATGCCACAATTTGCAAAGCAACCTCGTAATGCATCTGAATAATCGTTTGATAGAATATTGTATATTTTTGAGATATTATTCTCCTTTATATAATCTTTCAATATCCCGCATAGATTATTATCTCTCCACCAACGTTTCAGACTTTTTCCCTCGATTTTATTTTTCATTGCAACATTGTAATCACGTAGTGATTCATTCCACTTAACTAAACCGAACAATGCTGAAACTATAATCAAATCCAGTTTCGGGTTTCCTTCTAATTGTTGCCATGCATTATCTGTAATCTTGGAATACAATTTTCCGCAATATCTTCTATATGCTGGCATATACAGGACATCATTATTGTTTTGCGGGCTATCCCCAACATCTAGATCATTTGGAAGGTTGAAGTTTTCAAGTAGTATTTTCCTTAAATTAATTAATTTACTTTTATCATCTAAATAATTTAGGATTGATTTATCATTATCATAATTATTATCTCCGCCTTCTTGTTTAGAACCACAACAAGGTATTAAAATTAATGATTTACACATTTTAGCCTCCAATTTTATTATCAAGAATTTACGCCTCCATTGCATTAATGTAATGTTCGAACACCTTGAAAAAACTCACATCATAAGGTCCTTCAATTCCATTAATTTGCCATAGGCCTGATTCTCTAATCTGACATCTGCGCGATGATCTCCCAAGCCAGTTTTTCGATGGTTTATCAGGATTTTTCCGATCACTCAATAGTACAATAATATTATTTTCTAAATATTTTCTATCGTTGCCGTTGTTAGATATATGTTTATTATTATCGCTTTCAGGGTCAACCCTAAGAACTAAGAATGGTAGATTTCTTATATATCTGCTATCTTTTTCTTCAATGTCTCTTTCTCCAAATCGTATTTCCGCATTCGCAGATGTACCAACACCCCATGTTGGGTAATCCAAACCATCTCTTTTGATCATGGTTTCACCGACTAATTTCCTGAAGACTGAGCCTCGATGATTTCCCCCCATATTATTATTGCCTTTATGCTGCTTTAATCGACCCCACAAAGTAGATTTGCCAATGCTTTTTTTTATGGCATGAGTTCCAACTCGGACAACTCTTAAGTTATCAGAATCAAAACGTTTTTCGTTTTCATCGAAGAAGAAGTAAATTCCACGTTTACATTTTTTCCAA includes:
- a CDS encoding ATP-binding protein, producing the protein TEVYQFSYYNPETFTLYWFNNDNQIYKITSDNIKLIDNGTDGVLFLYQRDYTPNILSIDDNARKLYDDCSEQPLLDKYLISRVNFEDNGLTLAEKQQLLELWFYSLFFESIMPTKPILAILGEAGSGKSMTIRQIGKLLFGDSFNVMCLTNDAKDFDSAVSNNYLVAIDNVDTSTKWLNDKLAAIATGTVLQKRKYYTTNDQETISIRCFLALTSNNPHFRREDITDRLLLLRVARIEKFVSEGVLLKEISNNRQEILTEIAFILQEIIQCLKEESDKRYGSNFRMADFADFAIKIGKGLFSEETIRDIFIKLKKEQSMFTLENDEIVELLYLWIDRNPAGREITSSQLCSELSSIAENINIPFFYKDKPRSFAQRLSRLKRNLQELFVINERKAGGNKKFYSFKKR
- a CDS encoding tyrosine-type recombinase/integrase — encoded protein: MRFQRTSDLVEAFISDCRYRNLADKVISEYKRLLSDIEERHGDLMSVDRQKVKEYVLERLNEGLSPYTVNHYIKAMKVFYSFLIREDVVDDNPMAKLIKIREPKRIKPVLDENKVSKLISTIPVKGLFNVRDKAMITLLWDTAIRLSELLTIELANLNMQFKTIKILGKGNKERIVPFGNKTKREILKYLKYRNEIESQFLFCTKGGMLISTRNFQRTVRRLGQKIGVKVSPHLLRHSAATFLAKHEMPAQHIQILLGHSSLSTTQRYINQIVNQEGLQISHRRLSPADRL
- a CDS encoding class I SAM-dependent methyltransferase is translated as MAEERVCPVWIGYLLASPIRRLFQNPKNILGNHIKPGMTALDIGCAMGFFSLWMAKAVGPDGRVIGVDLQEKMVNSLKRRAEKAGLSKRIEPRVCSDKSLEIADLSEQVDLALAFYVVHEVPSVSGFIDEVYKSLKPGGRFFVVEPNGHISADDYRANEAMMQKAGFTIVDHPKIKRSYATLFAKN
- the yaaA gene encoding peroxide stress protein YaaA: MCKSLILIPCCGSKQEGGDNNYDNDKSILNYLDDKSKLINLRKILLENFNLPNDLDVGDSPQNNNDVLYMPAYRRYCGKLYSKITDNAWQQLEGNPKLDLIIVSALFGLVKWNESLRDYNVAMKNKIEGKSLKRWWRDNNLCGILKDYIKENNISKIYNILSNDYSDALRGCFANCGIKVEKHNFSKYRIAINYHRGKWVNDFILKF